In Acidobacteriota bacterium, the DNA window GCCCCGACGGCGGCGCGATCGCGCCCGCGCTACATCGGGGTGACGCGGCCGACTGGGCGGCGCGCCGGACGGCCCGAGGCGTCGCGGGAGGGACGACGGGGAGGCGTGGGCGGACGAGACGACGTTGTATCCGGGACCAAGTGCGGCTGCTCGGCGAGGGCACGAAAACGATGAACAGGTGTCCCGGTCCGGGGGCCGAGGGGCCGGGTCGCCCAGCGCGACCCGAGAGCGCCGACGTGGCACGGGACCGCCGAGTCGCGGAGGACGGGCTTCCGGACTGAAAGGCAGGGGGCGGGCCGCGGGTTCGAGCGCATGCCCGTTGCGCTCTGCCATTCGGGCAGTTGATTGGGAGCCGCCCCGGCTCCTGCAACGGCGATGCCGCGTCAGATCTCGCCTTCGAGCCCCGGCTGGTGGTGGCACTCGGCGACGAGGCGCTCGAACGCCTGCTCGTTGATCGGCGTGCCTTCGCTCCACACGCGCGTCACGAGAAACGGCCGGGGCGGATCGTCGTCCCACGCCCACGCCTGGAACATGTCGGCGTCCGTCGAAACCGGAACTCCCACGTCCCAGAACCTCGCCGTCGCGACCTCGTGCCCGAACCGGTCCTGTGCGTGCAACACGGCCCTCTTCCCCCAAAGCAAAAGTAGGGCCGGAGGGCGGCGATCGCCACCCCCGCCATCAGGATTCCTACAGATGGCTAGTGATGAAATCCGACTCCGAGGGCGATCTCGATGATGAGAACCGCGGCGACGAGAAAGTCCACGGCGGCGCAGAACGGAGGCCACCACCGTGTGCCGGCAACGTAGTGGCTGCGCTCCTGCCAACAATCCTTGAGACCATGGCCTGCATAGCCGAGGACGAGGAGCCAAGCCGATCCGGTGACGGCGGCGGCGGCAAGCAAGAGGAAGGCGCCCGTGACGCTGCTCTCGACGGCGATGACCCTGGGCCTTCCGTCCGCTACCGCGAACCCGATGTAGACCGCTGCGATCAGGGCCAGCAAGAGCGCCTGCACGGTCGCCTGATCGAGCCACCGGATGGCGAGCGGCGAGGCGGCCTGGATGGCACCGACTGCCAGTCCCCACAGGACCGGGGTTCGCTTCATCGTCCGTTAACGAACCCGGCTCGTCAGAGCTCGCTGACGGCCGACGCGAGGCGGGCGAGGCTCGTCTTGGCGTCGCCGAAGAGGAGGCCCGTGACCGGCTTGAAGAAGAGCGGGTTCTCGAGGCCCGAGAAGCCCTTCCCGCGCCCGCGCTTGAGGACGATGACGGACTTCGCCTTGTCGACCTCGATGATGGGCATCCCGGCGATCGCGCTCTTCGGGTTGTCGCGCGCCTCGGGGTTCACGACGTCGTTGGCGCCGATGACGACCGCGACGTCCGTCGTCGGCATCTCCGGGTTGATCTGCTCGAGCTCGTAGAGCTGCGAGTACGGGACGTTCGCCTCGGCGAGCAGGACGTTCATGTGCCCCGGCATGCGCCCGGCGACGGGGTGGATCCCGTACTTGACCTCGACTCCGCGGGACTCGAGGTGCGTCGCGAGCTCGCGCACGGCGTTTTGCGCCTGCGCGGTCGCCATCCCGTAGCCCGGCACGAAGACGACCTTCCGGGCGTAGGCGAGCTGCGTCGCGACGTCCTCGAGAGAGACCTCGCGCATCACGCCTTCCTCGCCCGTCTCCGGGCCCACGGCGGCCGCGCTGCCGAACGCTCCGAAGAGAACGTTCGTGATCGAGCGGTTCATCGCCTTGCACATGAGGATCGACAGGATGAAGCCAGAGCCGCCGTCCAGGGTGCCCGCGATGATGAGGACGTTGTTCCCGAGCGCGAAGCCAGTGGCGGCCGACGCGAGGCCCGCGTAGGAGTTCAGGAGAGCGATCACGACGGGCATGTCCGCGGCTCCGATCGGCAGGACGAGAAGCACGCCGAAGAGCAGCGCGAGCGCGCACATCGCGTAGAAGAGGACGGTTTGGCCGGGATTGAGGACGAGCGCGACGAAAATGACGACCGCGCTCCCGAAGAGGAGGAAGTTCAGGACGTTCTGGCCCTTGTACGTGATCGGCTGGCCCTTCACGAGCTCCTGGAGCTTCGCGAAGGCGACGAGGCTGCCCGTGAACGTGATGCCGCCGAGCAGGACCTCGAAGCCGAGCGCCGTGACCTTGAACGTCCCGAGATGCTCGCCGTGCCGGAGGAACTCCGACACGCCGACGAGGGCCGCCGCGAGGCCGCCGAACGCGTGGGAGAGCGCCGTCCGCTGCGGCATGGCCGTCATCGGGACCCAGAGGCCCATCACGACGCCGATCGTCGAGCCGGCGAGGAGGCCGACGATGATCCACTCGTAGCTGACGATGTCGCGGTGGAGCAGCGTCCCGATGACCGCGAGCAGCATCCCGAACTCGGCCATGAACATGCCGCGCCGGGCGGTGTCGGGATGGCTCAGGCCGCGGAGGCCGAGGATGAAAAGGATCGAGGCGACGAAGTACGAGAGCTCGGTGAGGAGGAGCTGCGCGCTCACTTCTTTCCCGCCTCGCCCGGCCTGGTGGACTTCGTCTCGCGCCTGAACATCTTCAGCATGCGGTCCGTGATGATGAATCCGCCGACCACGTTGATCGTCGCGGCCGTCACGGCGACGACGCCGAGGATCGTGCTCGTCGTGTTGTACTTCGCGCCCGCCGTCACGATCGACCCGATGAGCGAGATGCCCGAGATGGC includes these proteins:
- a CDS encoding NAD(P) transhydrogenase subunit alpha codes for the protein MNEILIAGLYVFVLAAFLGYQVISRVPPLLHTPLMSATNAISGISLIGSIVTAGAKYNTTSTILGVVAVTAATINVVGGFIITDRMLKMFRRETKSTRPGEAGKK
- a CDS encoding NAD(P)(+) transhydrogenase (Re/Si-specific) subunit beta: MSAQLLLTELSYFVASILFILGLRGLSHPDTARRGMFMAEFGMLLAVIGTLLHRDIVSYEWIIVGLLAGSTIGVVMGLWVPMTAMPQRTALSHAFGGLAAALVGVSEFLRHGEHLGTFKVTALGFEVLLGGITFTGSLVAFAKLQELVKGQPITYKGQNVLNFLLFGSAVVIFVALVLNPGQTVLFYAMCALALLFGVLLVLPIGAADMPVVIALLNSYAGLASAATGFALGNNVLIIAGTLDGGSGFILSILMCKAMNRSITNVLFGAFGSAAAVGPETGEEGVMREVSLEDVATQLAYARKVVFVPGYGMATAQAQNAVRELATHLESRGVEVKYGIHPVAGRMPGHMNVLLAEANVPYSQLYELEQINPEMPTTDVAVVIGANDVVNPEARDNPKSAIAGMPIIEVDKAKSVIVLKRGRGKGFSGLENPLFFKPVTGLLFGDAKTSLARLASAVSEL